One genomic segment of Pseudoalteromonas sp. GCY includes these proteins:
- a CDS encoding adenylosuccinate synthase, translating to MGKNVVVLGTQWGDEGKGKVVDLLTDKASLVVRYQGGHNAGHTLVINGEKTVLHLIPSGVLREDVKCVIGNGVVLAPDALMKEIHMLEARGVPVRERLLISEACPLILPYHVALDQARELARGEKAIGTTGRGIGPAYEDKVARRGLRVGDLFNPEQFAAKLKEVLEFHNFALVNYYKVDPVDFQKTYDDAMEVAKVLKSMIVDVTELLDQARIAGDHILFEGAQGTLLDIDHGTYPYVTSSNTTAGGVATGAGFGPLHLDYVLGIVKAYTTRVGSGPFPTELYDGQDKQDAVGRHLGEKGNEFGATTGRLRRTGWFDAVAMRRAVQINSISGFCLTKLDVLDGLEKVKICTGYQLEDGTVTNVTPLAAEGYEKVTPVYEEMPGWSENTFGATSVEQLPEAAINYIKRLEEITGVPIDIISTGPDRVETMIVRNPFAE from the coding sequence ATGGGTAAAAACGTCGTTGTATTAGGCACCCAATGGGGTGACGAAGGTAAAGGTAAAGTAGTTGACCTACTTACAGATAAGGCTTCTTTAGTTGTTCGCTATCAAGGTGGACACAATGCTGGCCATACACTAGTAATTAACGGTGAGAAAACGGTACTACACTTGATCCCATCAGGTGTACTACGCGAAGACGTTAAATGTGTAATTGGTAATGGTGTAGTACTTGCACCAGATGCACTAATGAAAGAAATCCACATGCTTGAAGCGCGTGGCGTTCCTGTACGTGAGCGTCTATTGATCAGCGAAGCATGTCCTTTGATCTTGCCTTACCACGTTGCACTAGACCAAGCGCGTGAACTAGCGCGTGGTGAAAAAGCCATTGGTACAACTGGCCGTGGTATCGGTCCTGCGTACGAAGATAAGGTTGCACGTCGTGGTTTACGTGTTGGCGATCTTTTCAACCCAGAGCAATTTGCAGCGAAGCTTAAAGAAGTATTAGAGTTCCACAACTTCGCCTTGGTTAACTACTACAAAGTAGACCCAGTAGACTTCCAGAAGACATACGATGATGCAATGGAAGTAGCAAAAGTACTTAAGTCAATGATTGTTGACGTTACTGAACTACTTGATCAAGCACGTATTGCTGGCGACCATATTCTATTTGAAGGTGCGCAAGGTACATTACTTGATATCGACCACGGTACTTACCCGTACGTAACCTCATCAAACACAACGGCTGGTGGTGTTGCAACTGGTGCAGGTTTTGGTCCTTTACACTTAGATTACGTTTTAGGTATTGTTAAAGCTTACACAACTCGTGTTGGTTCTGGTCCTTTCCCTACAGAACTTTACGATGGTCAAGACAAGCAAGACGCAGTTGGTAGACACTTAGGCGAGAAAGGTAACGAGTTTGGTGCAACGACAGGTCGTTTACGTCGTACCGGTTGGTTTGATGCAGTGGCAATGCGCCGTGCAGTTCAAATCAACAGCATCAGTGGTTTCTGCTTAACTAAACTGGACGTACTTGATGGTCTAGAAAAAGTGAAAATCTGTACTGGTTACCAGTTAGAAGACGGCACTGTGACTAATGTGACTCCTCTTGCTGCTGAAGGCTATGAGAAAGTGACTCCAGTCTACGAAGAAATGCCAGGTTGGAGCGAAAACACCTTTGGTGCAACTTCTGTTGAGCAGCTTCCAGAAGCCGCTATCAACTATATCAAGCGCCTAGAAGAAATCACTGGCGTGCCAATTGATATCATCTCAACAGGCCCAGATCGCGTTGAGACAATGATTGTTCGCAACCCTTTTGCTGAATAA
- a CDS encoding tetratricopeptide repeat protein, whose product MNYLLRYFAASALSVSLSLSIQSKVSAEEAIEAVPLYTQQELLALIEKNQHLARVKADECQLVKDIEARAEIMALPSYQFLYGDMLAYAVCVDRDVELGLYYMKRAAEQGLAAALEQLGRYYDVGQLVQEDKAMAVTYLREAAALGNLNAQLRLVDVFNQGHGSPRDYEDAYRWLFHSAVADKKLHKRIQVALGQLANKMPDSVVKRARLPI is encoded by the coding sequence ATGAATTACTTACTTCGTTATTTTGCAGCTTCAGCATTGAGTGTTTCCTTAAGTCTCAGTATACAGAGCAAAGTATCTGCCGAAGAGGCTATCGAAGCTGTGCCTTTGTATACGCAGCAAGAGCTACTAGCGCTCATTGAAAAAAATCAACACCTTGCTCGGGTTAAAGCGGATGAGTGTCAGCTGGTTAAAGATATTGAAGCGCGTGCTGAAATTATGGCGCTGCCTTCGTATCAATTTCTCTATGGTGACATGCTAGCTTATGCTGTGTGTGTAGATAGAGATGTTGAACTTGGCCTTTATTATATGAAAAGGGCAGCAGAGCAGGGCCTTGCCGCGGCGCTTGAACAATTAGGTCGTTACTATGATGTTGGCCAGTTAGTGCAAGAAGATAAAGCGATGGCGGTAACCTATCTGAGAGAGGCCGCAGCACTTGGCAACTTAAACGCTCAATTAAGACTCGTAGATGTATTTAATCAAGGTCATGGTAGTCCTAGAGATTATGAAGATGCCTATAGATGGCTGTTCCATTCCGCAGTTGCAGATAAAAAGCTACATAAGCGAATTCAGGTAGCACTAGGGCAATTGGCAAATAAAATGCCTGATAGCGTGGTAAAGCGCGCTAGATTGCCTATATAA
- a CDS encoding cation:proton antiporter, producing the protein MSAIYIAGIAVCSVIAQWLAWAFKVPAILFLLLIGLALGPFSGTLDPDALLGDLLFPVVSLSVAVILFEGSLTLHFKELKGIGKVVRNLCSIGMLATFAVIATTAIFVLELNWQVAAVLGAVLVVTGPTVIAPMLNAMRPDKDIDRILRWEGIVIDPIGALFAVLVFEAVSLVGGEGIFSHTLWALVSTLGVGISIGVASGYLTTYLIRKEWLPFELHKFAILALVLFSFTLSNHLSHESGLLAVTIFGIWLANQDDLEIDSVLEFKEDLSMILISSLFILLAARLKLEDLMLLDTDVFIFLAVVLFIARPLSIFLSTFNTDLPIKSRILLSWIAPRGIVAAAVGSVFALSMTKSQIADADKMVPLIFTVIIVTVVLQSLTATPFARLLGVRQPKPNTLLIIGANHVARAVAKGLKDQNIDVYLSDPAWENCKMARMDGLPCYYGNPQSEHAERYLPLTSLKSVLALSPNRHHNALGVQYFSHLLGDQCVYSLKSSTNHAKANKDSATFLSRQILFGDEGNYAKLSSMMAKGGKVSVTRISEEFKWEQYKEVNSEAIPLFVLTEQNKDEEPILIRPFTSDMKKLPEEGDRVLALQPPKLTVLKDPNANKEGQIGAKLSSQQIT; encoded by the coding sequence ATGTCAGCAATCTACATTGCAGGTATTGCAGTATGCTCTGTAATAGCACAATGGCTTGCTTGGGCCTTTAAGGTTCCTGCAATTTTGTTTTTACTTCTTATTGGCCTTGCTTTGGGGCCATTTAGTGGCACGCTGGATCCAGATGCCTTACTCGGGGATTTACTCTTTCCCGTCGTCTCACTTTCCGTTGCCGTTATCCTTTTTGAAGGTTCACTAACCCTGCATTTTAAAGAACTCAAAGGAATAGGTAAGGTCGTACGGAACCTTTGTTCTATTGGGATGTTGGCAACCTTTGCGGTGATAGCAACGACCGCAATTTTCGTGCTAGAGCTTAATTGGCAAGTTGCCGCCGTTTTGGGCGCAGTACTTGTCGTGACGGGTCCAACGGTTATTGCCCCAATGCTGAACGCAATGCGTCCAGACAAAGACATAGACCGTATTTTACGTTGGGAAGGTATAGTAATAGACCCAATTGGTGCGCTCTTTGCGGTACTCGTATTTGAAGCCGTCTCTTTAGTTGGTGGCGAAGGTATCTTCAGTCATACCTTGTGGGCGCTCGTATCAACGCTTGGTGTTGGGATCAGTATTGGCGTCGCATCAGGTTACCTCACCACTTACCTAATAAGAAAAGAGTGGCTTCCTTTCGAGCTTCACAAATTCGCGATTTTAGCGCTAGTGTTGTTTAGCTTTACGCTATCGAATCATCTGAGTCATGAGTCAGGCTTACTAGCCGTGACCATCTTTGGTATTTGGCTCGCTAACCAAGATGACTTGGAAATAGACTCAGTATTAGAGTTTAAAGAAGATCTCTCAATGATCCTGATTTCGAGCTTATTTATCTTACTCGCGGCACGACTCAAGTTAGAAGATTTAATGCTGTTAGATACCGACGTCTTTATCTTTCTAGCTGTAGTATTATTTATTGCTCGACCGTTGTCGATATTCTTATCGACGTTCAATACTGACTTACCGATAAAGTCTCGTATTCTGTTAAGCTGGATAGCTCCTCGAGGCATTGTTGCTGCAGCTGTAGGCTCAGTTTTTGCGCTGAGTATGACCAAATCACAGATAGCAGATGCGGATAAAATGGTGCCACTTATCTTCACCGTCATCATTGTTACCGTGGTACTACAAAGCCTAACGGCAACGCCATTCGCACGTCTTTTAGGAGTGCGTCAACCAAAGCCCAATACCTTACTTATCATTGGTGCAAACCATGTAGCTAGAGCGGTGGCTAAAGGCTTAAAAGACCAAAATATTGATGTTTATCTCTCCGATCCCGCATGGGAAAACTGCAAGATGGCGAGAATGGACGGACTGCCTTGTTACTATGGTAACCCACAGTCGGAACATGCAGAGCGTTACCTCCCGTTGACCAGCTTAAAGTCAGTGCTAGCGCTTTCACCTAACCGTCATCACAACGCTTTAGGTGTACAGTACTTTTCTCACTTACTTGGCGATCAATGTGTTTATTCGCTCAAATCATCCACTAACCACGCCAAAGCAAACAAAGATAGCGCCACTTTCCTTTCTCGCCAAATCTTGTTTGGTGACGAAGGTAATTACGCCAAGCTAAGTAGCATGATGGCTAAGGGCGGCAAAGTGAGTGTAACGCGGATCTCAGAAGAGTTTAAATGGGAACAGTATAAAGAGGTTAACAGTGAAGCAATCCCACTGTTTGTACTCACAGAGCAGAACAAAGATGAGGAGCCTATCTTGATCCGCCCGTTTACCTCTGACATGAAAAAGCTTCCAGAAGAAGGCGACCGCGTATTAGCGTTGCAACCGCCTAAGTTAACGGTGCTTAAAGATCCAAATGCGAATAAAGAAGGCCAAATTGGTGCAAAGCTTAGCAGCCAGCAAATTACTTAA
- the mutS gene encoding DNA mismatch repair protein MutS: MSSDLYSEHTINQQTPMMQQYLRIKAQHQEILLFYRMGDFYELFFDDAIRAAQLLDISQTYRGKAGGNPIPMAGVPYHAVENYLARLVQLGESVAICEQVGDPATSKGPVERKVVRIVTPGTVTDEALLQERQDNLLAAVYQHPKNLGYGVAYLDINSGRFNIVELQTDEALNSTLQRLQPAELLYPESFQNLLVLESIKGSRRRPDWEFDLDTAKHLLCQQFETRDLVGFGVDNANMGLIAAGCVMQYVKDTQRTALPHIRAITLEKNEHAVILDAATRKNLELTLNLSGGVENTLAQILDKSSTAMGSRLLKRRIHTPVRERKELNARLNAIASLIEQQLCMEVYDALKHIGDIERVVARLALFTARPRDLTRLRSALQALPPLHEILQDATDARLQSIISHSPALPKLQDLLERAVIDNPPVLIRDGGVIAQGYNAELDELRALSAGATDILEKLEERERERTGISTLKIGYNRVHGFYIEISRANSHLVPAEYIRRQTLKNNERYIIPELKEHEDKVLGSQSKALALEKRLYEELFELIAPYIEQLQVMAAALADLDVLNTLAERAQTLDYCKPTLTEGTEIDLVDGRHPVVEQVSKEPFIANPVKLNDERKMLIITGPNMGGKSTYMRQTALIVLMAHIGSYVPASAATIGIVDRIFTRIGASDDLASGRSTFMVEMTETATILNNATAQSLVLMDEIGRGTSTYDGLSLAYATADYLASKIAAKTLFATHYFELTELAEQQAGLVNVHLDAVEHNDTIAFKHTVMEGAASKSFGLQVASLAGVPKAVIKLAKQKLALLEQHQSVVGDKPVHVAAPVQQSLMLANEPSEVEALLADMDPDDMTPKQAHALLYQLKSML, translated from the coding sequence ATGTCGTCAGATCTTTATTCAGAACACACTATAAACCAACAAACCCCAATGATGCAGCAATACCTGCGAATTAAAGCTCAGCATCAAGAAATCTTGCTGTTCTATCGCATGGGCGACTTTTATGAACTTTTCTTTGACGATGCCATCAGAGCGGCGCAGCTTCTTGATATTTCTCAAACCTATCGCGGTAAAGCCGGTGGCAATCCAATTCCAATGGCAGGTGTTCCCTATCATGCAGTTGAAAACTACCTAGCTCGATTGGTACAACTGGGTGAATCTGTTGCTATTTGTGAGCAAGTTGGTGACCCTGCGACCAGTAAAGGTCCTGTAGAACGTAAAGTTGTGCGTATTGTTACTCCAGGTACCGTCACCGACGAAGCACTATTGCAAGAACGCCAAGATAATTTACTTGCGGCGGTCTACCAACATCCAAAAAACTTAGGTTATGGCGTTGCCTATCTTGATATTAACTCGGGCCGATTTAATATCGTAGAGCTACAGACTGACGAAGCACTTAATTCCACGTTACAGCGCTTGCAGCCCGCAGAATTGTTATATCCAGAATCATTTCAGAACCTTTTAGTGCTAGAAAGCATTAAAGGCAGTCGTCGCCGCCCGGATTGGGAGTTTGATTTAGACACTGCAAAGCATTTACTTTGTCAGCAGTTTGAAACCCGCGACTTAGTCGGTTTTGGTGTCGACAATGCCAATATGGGTTTAATCGCTGCAGGTTGTGTCATGCAATACGTGAAAGACACGCAACGCACCGCATTACCTCATATTCGTGCGATCACGCTCGAAAAGAATGAGCACGCGGTGATCTTAGATGCCGCGACGCGCAAAAACTTAGAGCTGACACTGAACCTCTCTGGCGGTGTTGAAAACACCTTAGCGCAGATTTTAGATAAGTCTTCAACGGCCATGGGTTCGCGCTTACTAAAACGCCGCATTCATACGCCCGTGCGCGAACGCAAAGAGCTCAATGCTCGACTCAATGCGATTGCGAGCCTTATCGAACAACAACTATGCATGGAAGTTTACGACGCACTAAAACACATTGGCGATATTGAACGAGTCGTAGCCCGGTTAGCGTTGTTTACCGCTCGTCCGCGTGATCTAACACGCTTAAGAAGTGCATTACAAGCGTTACCGCCACTGCATGAGATATTACAAGATGCGACGGATGCGAGACTTCAGTCTATCATTAGCCACTCACCGGCATTACCTAAGTTACAAGATTTGTTAGAACGAGCGGTTATCGACAATCCCCCTGTTCTCATTCGTGATGGAGGGGTGATAGCACAGGGCTACAATGCAGAGCTTGACGAGCTACGCGCATTAAGCGCAGGTGCCACGGATATATTAGAAAAACTTGAAGAAAGAGAGCGCGAACGCACAGGGATCTCGACATTAAAAATTGGGTATAACCGCGTTCATGGATTTTATATTGAGATCAGCCGCGCCAATTCGCACTTAGTGCCTGCGGAATACATTCGCAGACAAACACTGAAAAATAACGAACGCTATATTATTCCTGAGCTAAAAGAGCATGAAGACAAAGTGCTTGGAAGCCAATCGAAAGCACTAGCACTTGAAAAGCGACTATATGAAGAGCTCTTTGAACTCATTGCACCTTATATTGAACAATTGCAAGTAATGGCAGCAGCACTTGCGGATTTGGACGTACTAAACACCTTAGCAGAACGTGCTCAGACACTAGACTATTGCAAGCCCACGCTTACCGAAGGCACTGAAATTGATTTAGTGGATGGTCGCCATCCAGTCGTAGAACAAGTAAGTAAAGAGCCATTCATTGCCAACCCAGTAAAACTCAACGATGAACGTAAAATGCTCATTATCACTGGGCCAAATATGGGTGGTAAATCGACCTATATGCGTCAAACCGCGTTAATTGTGTTGATGGCGCATATTGGCAGCTATGTACCGGCAAGCGCAGCCACCATCGGAATTGTCGATCGTATTTTTACTCGCATTGGTGCAAGTGATGACCTTGCCTCTGGGCGCTCAACCTTTATGGTTGAAATGACCGAAACTGCAACCATTTTAAACAATGCAACCGCCCAATCATTGGTGCTAATGGACGAAATTGGTCGCGGGACAAGCACCTATGACGGTTTATCACTCGCTTATGCGACAGCGGATTATCTCGCCAGCAAAATTGCAGCAAAAACACTGTTTGCTACTCATTATTTTGAGTTAACCGAATTGGCTGAGCAACAAGCAGGCCTTGTTAATGTGCATTTGGATGCCGTTGAACATAACGATACCATTGCCTTCAAACACACCGTGATGGAAGGGGCTGCAAGTAAGAGTTTTGGTTTACAGGTAGCAAGTCTTGCCGGTGTGCCAAAAGCGGTGATTAAGTTGGCGAAACAGAAACTCGCTTTGTTAGAGCAACATCAGAGTGTCGTTGGCGATAAGCCTGTTCATGTTGCCGCGCCTGTACAGCAGAGCTTAATGCTTGCCAATGAGCCTTCTGAGGTTGAAGCGCTACTTGCAGATATGGATCCCGATGATATGACACCGAAGCAAGCTCATGCTTTGCTATATCAACTTAAATCTATGCTATAG
- a CDS encoding CinA family protein — protein sequence MEHYKEIAEYAAQLGAILTNNGVTITTAESCTGGGVSYALTDTPGSSAYIERCFVTYSNQAKHELLGVSQQTLTQFGAVSEQTVLEMVKGAQQAAHAEVAIAVSGIAGPTGGSVDKPVGTVWFAIANSEKVQAFHQVFTGSRAEVRVQAIEFALKNTIAMVKS from the coding sequence ATGGAGCACTACAAAGAGATAGCCGAATATGCGGCACAATTGGGCGCTATTCTAACGAATAACGGCGTAACAATCACTACCGCAGAGTCATGTACGGGTGGTGGGGTGAGTTATGCGTTAACAGATACGCCGGGGAGCTCTGCATATATAGAACGTTGTTTTGTGACATACAGTAATCAAGCTAAGCATGAATTATTGGGAGTATCGCAACAAACCCTAACGCAATTTGGTGCAGTGAGCGAGCAAACGGTTTTGGAAATGGTCAAAGGCGCTCAGCAGGCAGCCCATGCTGAAGTTGCTATTGCTGTGTCTGGTATCGCAGGACCAACAGGGGGCAGTGTTGATAAGCCCGTAGGTACTGTATGGTTTGCTATTGCAAATAGTGAAAAAGTTCAGGCATTTCACCAAGTATTTACTGGAAGTAGGGCCGAAGTAAGAGTTCAAGCTATTGAATTCGCATTAAAAAATACTATAGCGATGGTAAAATCATAA
- a CDS encoding outer membrane protein transport protein, producing the protein MNKVLLGLIASGAILSSSQALAAAFQLAEQNVSGLGRAYAGEASAADDASVVARNPALMGKLSGTQLSVAAMYVQPDVSLTGTGTSNGIPASALNDNSIAPSAIIPAIYATHKYNDQWSIGAGIYSQFGLSTEFDKDYVAGQIAGETEIKTVNLGISAAYQIDEQWSVAFGINEVYADAKIVRNLGATTTGLPASTQAVHLEGDDYGFGWNLGVAYQIDENNLIGFHYRSETDITFDGHFSNDLPAAMGGLNGASLPGSVDVTLPAIAEISGSHKLNQETSLHYSVLWTGWNSFDELEAVVGSAGSVFTKEENFSNSLRFAVGADYQLSNAVKLRAGMAYDESPADENHLSISIPDTDRTWYSFGAEYTLANQATVDFGISVLRGKTQTFTEADRFSEWGYRSKGHAMIFGLQYNHKF; encoded by the coding sequence ATGAACAAAGTATTATTAGGTCTTATCGCATCAGGTGCGATTTTATCGTCATCACAAGCACTAGCTGCCGCCTTCCAACTTGCGGAACAAAACGTATCTGGCCTTGGTCGTGCTTATGCGGGTGAAGCATCTGCAGCCGACGATGCGTCAGTGGTAGCGCGTAACCCTGCATTGATGGGTAAGCTATCGGGCACGCAATTATCAGTAGCAGCTATGTATGTTCAACCGGACGTAAGCCTGACGGGAACAGGTACTAGCAATGGTATCCCTGCGTCAGCGTTAAATGACAATAGTATTGCACCAAGTGCTATTATTCCTGCTATTTATGCAACACACAAATATAATGACCAATGGTCGATTGGTGCAGGTATTTATTCACAGTTTGGCTTATCTACTGAATTCGATAAGGATTACGTTGCTGGCCAAATCGCGGGTGAAACTGAAATTAAGACTGTTAATTTAGGTATTTCTGCTGCTTACCAAATTGATGAGCAATGGAGCGTAGCGTTTGGTATTAATGAAGTTTATGCCGATGCTAAAATCGTCCGTAACCTTGGTGCGACAACGACAGGTTTGCCAGCAAGTACTCAAGCAGTACATTTAGAAGGTGACGATTATGGCTTTGGTTGGAACCTAGGCGTTGCTTATCAAATTGATGAAAACAACCTAATCGGCTTTCATTACCGCAGTGAAACAGATATCACATTTGATGGTCACTTTAGTAACGACTTACCAGCAGCGATGGGCGGCTTGAATGGCGCGTCACTACCAGGTTCAGTAGATGTAACGTTACCTGCGATCGCTGAGATCTCAGGTTCTCATAAACTAAACCAAGAAACCTCACTACACTACAGCGTACTTTGGACCGGCTGGAATAGTTTTGATGAACTTGAAGCTGTAGTTGGTAGCGCAGGTTCAGTATTCACTAAAGAAGAGAATTTCTCTAATTCATTACGTTTTGCAGTTGGTGCTGACTATCAGCTTAGTAATGCGGTGAAACTACGTGCAGGTATGGCGTATGATGAGTCACCAGCGGATGAAAACCATCTGTCTATCTCAATTCCTGATACAGACCGTACTTGGTACTCATTTGGTGCGGAGTATACACTTGCTAACCAAGCAACTGTAGATTTCGGGATCAGTGTTTTAAGAGGTAAAACACAAACTTTCACTGAAGCTGACAGATTCAGTGAGTGGGGCTATCGCTCTAAAGGTCATGCGATGATCTTTGGTCTTCAGTATAACCACAAGTTCTAA
- the recA gene encoding recombinase RecA has translation MNDNKQKALDAALSQIERQFGKGSIMKLGENKALDIEAISTGSLGLDIALGIGGLPTGRIVEIYGPESSGKTTLTLQAIAEAQKLGKTCAFVDAEHALDPIYAEKLGVNVDELLVSQPDTGEQALEICDMLVRSGAVDLVVIDSVAALTPKAEIEGDMGDSHVGLQARLMSQALRKLTANIKRSNTLCIFINQIRMKIGVMFGNPETTTGGNALKFYASVRLDIRRIGSVKEGDEVVGNETRVKVVKNKVAPPFKQAEFIIMYGEGTSKQGELIDLGVKHKLVDKAGAWFSYNGNKIGQGKANSIKFLKENVEIANEIEGKLREMLLAQAVIMPEEGEDKGLAEVEDDLEL, from the coding sequence ATGAACGATAACAAGCAAAAGGCATTAGACGCAGCACTATCACAAATTGAGCGTCAGTTTGGTAAAGGCTCAATCATGAAACTGGGTGAGAACAAGGCGCTAGATATTGAAGCCATCTCAACTGGTTCACTAGGTCTGGATATTGCACTTGGTATCGGCGGCTTACCAACTGGTCGTATTGTTGAAATCTATGGTCCAGAATCATCAGGTAAAACAACGCTAACATTACAAGCGATTGCAGAGGCGCAGAAGCTTGGTAAAACATGTGCGTTCGTTGATGCTGAACACGCACTCGATCCAATCTATGCTGAAAAGCTAGGCGTTAATGTTGATGAGCTATTAGTATCACAGCCTGACACCGGTGAACAAGCGCTTGAAATTTGTGACATGTTAGTTCGTTCTGGCGCGGTTGATTTGGTTGTTATTGACTCGGTAGCAGCACTTACCCCTAAAGCTGAAATCGAAGGCGATATGGGTGACTCACACGTTGGCTTGCAGGCTCGACTCATGTCACAAGCATTGCGTAAGCTTACAGCTAATATCAAACGTTCGAACACATTATGTATTTTCATCAACCAAATTCGTATGAAGATTGGCGTGATGTTTGGCAACCCTGAAACCACAACTGGTGGTAACGCACTTAAATTCTATGCATCCGTACGTCTTGATATTCGTCGTATCGGTTCAGTGAAAGAAGGTGATGAGGTTGTTGGTAACGAAACTCGCGTTAAGGTTGTGAAAAACAAAGTAGCACCACCATTTAAGCAAGCTGAGTTCATCATCATGTACGGTGAAGGTACGTCGAAACAAGGTGAGTTGATAGACTTAGGTGTGAAACACAAACTGGTTGATAAAGCGGGTGCTTGGTTTAGCTACAACGGCAATAAGATTGGTCAGGGTAAAGCAAACTCAATTAAGTTTTTAAAAGAAAATGTTGAGATTGCCAACGAAATTGAAGGCAAGTTGAGAGAAATGCTCCTAGCGCAAGCGGTTATTATGCCTGAAGAGGGAGAAGATAAAGGCCTTGCTGAAGTTGAAGACGATTTAGAGCTATAG
- the proB gene encoding glutamate 5-kinase has translation MSMKQSKRIVIKIGSALIAPEQDGCRSRYLLSIAQFIVRCRARGIEVILVSSGSVAAGSHLFPNSEQPSIAVKKAMAAAGQTEMMATWDRFFDFPSAQILLTHGDLRDRERYTSIRETIFTLLDHGILPIINENDTVTTDDLKVGDNDNLSAMVAGAADADGLIICSDVSGLYNKNPNLHADAELISEVTEITEEIYDMAGCPTSKVGTGGMKTKIEAAEKATSHGIDTYIVNGFEETTFELLLAGKNPGTVFTAYDKPMQEAVHWMTHTASEQGELVVDSDYGSGENQVVGQLSGDEITEVKGEFSVGDTVLVRSKDGKRLAKATTNYSSCLLNFLTEHEENPISERIQDSIGPVISEQDIALLEKS, from the coding sequence ATGTCGATGAAACAGTCAAAACGTATAGTAATCAAGATCGGGAGTGCGTTGATCGCGCCAGAGCAAGATGGGTGTCGATCCCGCTATTTACTCAGCATCGCGCAATTCATCGTGCGTTGTCGAGCCCGAGGTATCGAAGTGATCCTCGTCTCTTCAGGTTCAGTCGCGGCAGGGTCGCACTTATTTCCTAATTCAGAGCAGCCGAGCATTGCGGTGAAAAAAGCGATGGCGGCAGCTGGCCAAACCGAGATGATGGCTACGTGGGACCGTTTCTTCGACTTCCCGTCGGCGCAGATATTGCTGACTCACGGCGACCTGCGTGACAGGGAGCGATATACCAGTATTCGTGAAACAATATTCACTTTACTCGATCATGGAATACTGCCTATCATCAATGAAAATGATACCGTGACCACAGACGATTTGAAGGTGGGTGATAACGATAATTTGTCTGCCATGGTAGCGGGGGCAGCAGATGCCGACGGGCTAATTATTTGCTCCGACGTCAGTGGTTTATATAACAAAAACCCTAACTTACATGCTGATGCAGAACTGATTTCAGAAGTGACAGAGATCACTGAAGAAATCTACGATATGGCAGGTTGTCCAACGAGTAAGGTTGGCACCGGTGGTATGAAAACCAAAATCGAAGCTGCTGAAAAGGCGACGTCTCACGGTATAGATACCTATATTGTTAACGGCTTCGAAGAAACAACCTTTGAATTATTGTTGGCGGGAAAAAATCCAGGCACGGTATTTACAGCCTATGATAAACCGATGCAAGAAGCGGTGCATTGGATGACTCACACAGCATCAGAGCAAGGTGAGCTGGTCGTAGATAGCGATTATGGCTCAGGCGAAAATCAAGTGGTGGGTCAGTTAAGTGGTGATGAAATCACTGAAGTAAAAGGTGAGTTTTCTGTTGGAGATACCGTACTCGTGAGGAGTAAAGATGGTAAGCGCTTAGCCAAAGCGACCACGAATTACAGTAGTTGCCTATTAAACTTTTTAACTGAACATGAAGAGAATCCGATCAGCGAAAGAATTCAAGATAGTATCGGACCCGTTATTTCAGAACAAGATATTGCATTATTGGAGAAGTCATAA